The Triticum aestivum cultivar Chinese Spring chromosome 6D, IWGSC CS RefSeq v2.1, whole genome shotgun sequence genomic sequence CAAGGTATAGTACAGTTCAGCTGCATCTCGCATACGTTTCAGATACGGtactagtagtactattttttGGCTGGCTGGAGCAAGGAATGCCAGCCCAGGAACAGCCTACACCAGCTGCGTCTgttactcctagtagcactagtaCTATCTTAATCTTAGGAAGACGTTAAACGCATGTAGTATCAGTATGACAGATTGACACTCCGCATTAACAAATCCGTCGAGAGCTTGCCTCAAACGGTCTTCCAGGAAACGACGTTTTCACAGGTGCCAGCCTCTGCCTGTAGTGTAGTATAGTGAGCACGAGAGTCTGCACCACGAGCTTGGAATCCGGAAGAAGCTCGGTGGGATAGTGTAGCGGGGACCGGATCCGCGTCATGCGCTTTCTTCATCTCGATGTGACCAAACCCATTTTCACCACTACTATACTCCCTTTGGAACAGAATCCTTTTACGAGTGCACCTAAAAGCTTCCACTTTGCTGCTTGCTTTGGATGTTAATTCTTGCATCATGCAGGATAAGCCTCCTACCCGATCGAGAGTGCTTTGATGACATAGATCCTGCTTTGCCGTTACCCCTTTTGTCTGGAGCAGATTGGATCGTTCGGTCCGTTGCGTGCATCAATGGTGGTCTTAGAATTAGACCGGCCAAAACGCCTAAGTATGCGCATGGTGGTTGCTGCTCGCCTGCTCAGCAAATTTGGACGGTCGATCTGCATGCTGTCACGCTGCTATACACGCACCGCGTTGATAGCAATAGGTTGCTTCCTTCCCGCGAAAAGAGATGCAACCCGGTCGAGTCATTTTCAACTGGCATGTGTGGCATGTGCACGCTATTTCGTCCCACTGCAGCAGCAGATGAATCAACTGTGGAACTCAAATCACAAACAGCTTGGACTGAAATGCTATGGCATATTGGCATGTTACCAGATTATTCTCCCGGGATTTCTTTGGACGCACTTGCAGTGAACGTGTACGCTGTGTGTGTGAGTACCGCGGACATGTTCTTGCCGGTGTACCGTATAGATAACATGccaaagagaaaagaaaagaaaaggtagGAGTATATACTAGGATATATGATGGCATTACCGTCGGAAACTCAACGACCGAATCCCTCTCTTCCCATGGAAAAAAAGAGCTCAACCACCGGGAACCGACCAAAGCTCGGAAGCTCGCCACATCAAGCTAGCGAATCTTTTCATTCTTAATTTTTCTAGGGCCTTTTCTTGCTTTGATTTGAATACTCACGTACATCACCTGAGTTACTACTGCAAAGCCTTTGTGCGACGCCATGACAAAAACAAGGCTAAAATGACGCACAAATCACTGGCTCGTCCCACACGGGCGCGCGCCCACACGCACAGTGACACCCTTGCCCGGAGTCTTCCCTCCCCGTCTCGGTTTCTCGCGTCCTCGCTATATAAAAACAAGCCATTGTCAAGCTCGCTTCTCCTGCCATTAGACCGCCCAGCTTCAACTCCTTCCTTCCACACACGCGGAACACAGCACAGGAAAGCGGAGACCTTCGACCTGCCAGCTGCTGCATGATGGCAAGGCGGCAGAGAGGATTCCGGCTCGGCCGGAAGCTGCTGGGCCTCTGGCGCCGGGCGCTCTGCAACCGCCGGCGACGCGGCTACGCCCGCCTGCAGCGGTGCCAGCTGGGAGCTGGCGCGAAGCCGTCCCACGCGGCCGTCGGgagcgccaagcagcagcagcagctggtgGTGCTGCCGCGGGAGCGGGACGAGCCCCGGCGGATGCTGGGGTGGGGTCGGTCGCTGGCGCGGCggatgaggctcctgccgcggcGTGGCGAGCGGCTGCTGGAGGACGCCGGCGAGGCGACCACGCCCAAGGGGCAGGTGGCGGTGTACGTGGGCGGCGACGAGCCCGGCGGGGAGTCGATGAGGTACGTGGTGCCGGTGGTGTACTTCAACCACCCGCTCTTCGGGGAGCTGCtgcgcgaggccgaggaggagtTCGGCTTCGAGCACCCCGGCGGGATCACCATCCCCTGCGCGGCCACGCGGTTCGAgcgcgccgccgccatggccgccgccggcggcggcaggaAGGCGCCCGGCTGGTGGTAGCACGGCGCCTGCAGCCTCCTGTACAGTAGTACATGCATACACATGCGTGCTCGATTGAATAGATAGCTGGATGGATGTGTGTATTTTTTTTACCTGTTTGACTTTTTTTTCTGGGTGTTTGTGGGCGCCCATGCGATGCGAT encodes the following:
- the LOC123141573 gene encoding auxin-responsive protein SAUR36-like, whose protein sequence is MMARRQRGFRLGRKLLGLWRRALCNRRRRGYARLQRCQLGAGAKPSHAAVGSAKQQQQLVVLPRERDEPRRMLGWGRSLARRMRLLPRRGERLLEDAGEATTPKGQVAVYVGGDEPGGESMRYVVPVVYFNHPLFGELLREAEEEFGFEHPGGITIPCAATRFERAAAMAAAGGGRKAPGWW